The following coding sequences are from one Vicinamibacterales bacterium window:
- the udk gene encoding uridine kinase — translation MASSPVVIGVAGGSGSGKTTVVSRIIESLGDEHVIVLEHDRYYRDHPELRLEERAALNYDHPDSLETGLMVRHLNELRAGLAVELPLYDFARHARRHTTETAHPSRAIIVEGILIFADSALRDLMDMKIFVDTDDDTRFIRRLRRDVAERGRTMESVIEQYLSTVKPMHLEFVEPTKRYADIIVPRGGHNAVAIDMLLTMIRSLASR, via the coding sequence ATGGCGAGCAGTCCGGTGGTGATCGGGGTGGCGGGCGGTTCGGGTTCGGGCAAGACCACGGTCGTGAGCAGGATCATCGAGAGCCTCGGCGACGAACACGTCATCGTGCTCGAACACGATCGGTACTACCGCGACCACCCGGAGCTGCGGCTCGAGGAACGCGCCGCGCTCAACTACGACCATCCCGACTCGCTCGAAACCGGCCTGATGGTCCGGCACCTCAATGAGCTGCGCGCCGGACTGGCGGTCGAGCTTCCCCTCTACGACTTCGCGCGCCACGCCCGCCGGCATACGACGGAAACCGCCCACCCCAGCCGCGCGATTATCGTCGAAGGCATCCTGATCTTCGCGGACTCGGCACTGCGCGACCTGATGGACATGAAGATCTTCGTCGATACCGACGATGACACGCGGTTCATCAGGCGGCTGCGGCGCGACGTCGCCGAGCGCGGTCGCACGATGGAGTCGGTAATCGAGCAGTACCTCAGCACCGTGAAGCCGATGCACCTGGAGTTCGTCGAGCCGACCAAGCGCTACGCCGACATCATCGTCCCTCGCGGCGGGCACAACGCGGTCGCCATCGACATGCTGCTCACGATGATTCGGAGCCTGGCGAGCCGGTAG
- a CDS encoding thioesterase family protein, translating into MPFSRPVTIRFDEADARGILFYGRLHTVAHRVFEEFVVAEVVDRWDDWFLNDRYVMPIRHAESTFHQPLRPGRTYVAELEVSHLGESSFEVATRFVDRTGPEPVVCAETKVVHVFADARQFRKTPIPSEIRARLEAHLARQ; encoded by the coding sequence ATGCCCTTCTCACGCCCCGTCACCATCCGGTTCGATGAAGCCGATGCGCGCGGCATCCTCTTCTATGGCCGCCTGCACACGGTGGCGCACCGCGTGTTCGAGGAGTTCGTCGTGGCGGAGGTGGTGGACCGGTGGGACGACTGGTTCCTCAACGACCGCTACGTCATGCCGATCAGGCACGCGGAATCGACGTTCCACCAGCCGCTCAGGCCCGGACGAACGTATGTCGCCGAGCTGGAGGTGTCTCACCTTGGCGAGTCGTCGTTCGAGGTGGCCACACGCTTCGTCGACCGCACCGGTCCCGAGCCGGTGGTGTGTGCGGAAACGAAAGTCGTGCACGTCTTCGCCGACGCGCGGCAGTTCCGGAAGACGCCGATCCCGTCAGAGATCCGGGCCCGCCTGGAGGCCCACCTCGCGCGCCAGTAG
- a CDS encoding AMP-binding protein, giving the protein MGDGFYFDPADRAIDWGAGDSLILVNPEWRRREPESFDAARRRLPTLDGHVWISTSGASRDRPGRIRWVALSKAALLASAAAVNAHLGATAVDVWAHALPMFHVGGVGILARARLAGSRVVPAIAARWDARHFHLQAGDTRATLSALVPSQIHDLVEAGLAAPPSMRAIVVGGARLDADLYRRARALGWPCLPSYGLTETCSQVATASLATLSSTEVPTVLPVLGHAEMRANEAQRLSIRGTSLLTCYAELDGDDVRAWDPKQDAWLETEDLGRVDALGVEVFGRTSESVKVLGEVVSLPRVEEHARRWAAGEALFAGMALDLAVVALPHPRAGHELVLVLSSDGRDRLEPLTTGRLWPSFDQFEQEALLPFERIQRVVWVDRIPRTPLGKCRRALLAREVGLQAGPDL; this is encoded by the coding sequence ATGGGCGACGGCTTCTATTTCGATCCGGCGGACCGCGCGATCGACTGGGGGGCTGGCGACTCGCTGATACTCGTCAACCCGGAATGGCGACGGCGCGAACCCGAGTCGTTCGATGCGGCCCGTCGCCGGCTGCCGACGCTGGACGGCCACGTCTGGATCTCGACCTCCGGCGCCAGCCGGGATCGGCCGGGCCGGATCCGCTGGGTCGCGTTGTCGAAGGCCGCACTCCTCGCTTCGGCCGCCGCGGTCAACGCGCATCTCGGCGCCACGGCCGTCGATGTCTGGGCGCATGCCTTGCCGATGTTTCACGTCGGCGGAGTCGGTATTCTGGCACGCGCCCGGCTGGCCGGCTCGCGGGTGGTCCCGGCGATTGCGGCGCGTTGGGACGCGCGGCACTTCCACCTGCAGGCTGGCGACACGCGGGCAACGCTGAGCGCGCTCGTCCCGTCGCAGATCCACGATCTCGTCGAGGCCGGTCTGGCCGCCCCGCCGTCGATGCGGGCCATCGTGGTCGGGGGGGCACGCCTCGATGCCGACCTCTATCGCCGGGCCCGGGCCCTCGGCTGGCCGTGCCTGCCGAGCTACGGCCTGACCGAGACGTGCTCGCAGGTGGCCACGGCGTCGCTGGCGACGCTGTCTTCGACCGAGGTCCCGACGGTCCTTCCGGTGCTCGGGCACGCGGAGATGAGGGCGAACGAGGCGCAGCGGCTCTCGATTCGCGGGACGTCACTCCTGACGTGCTACGCGGAGTTGGATGGCGACGACGTGCGCGCATGGGATCCGAAGCAGGACGCCTGGCTCGAAACCGAGGACCTCGGGCGCGTCGATGCTCTGGGCGTGGAAGTGTTCGGCCGGACATCCGAGTCCGTCAAAGTCCTCGGCGAGGTGGTTTCGTTGCCGCGCGTCGAGGAGCACGCGCGACGATGGGCCGCAGGCGAAGCGCTGTTTGCGGGGATGGCGCTCGATCTGGCTGTCGTGGCGCTGCCGCATCCGCGCGCCGGCCACGAGTTGGTGCTGGTGCTGTCGAGCGATGGCAGGGATCGACTCGAGCCCCTCACCACCGGTAGATTGTGGCCGTCGTTCGACCAGTTCGAGCAAGAAGCGCTCCTGCCCTTCGAGCGCATCCAACGCGTCGTCTGGGTGGACCGGATCCCGCGGACACCGCTCGGCAAGTGCCGGCGCGCGCTACTGGCGCGCGAGGTGGGCCTCCAGGCGGGCCCGGATCTCTGA
- the menA gene encoding 1,4-dihydroxy-2-naphthoate octaprenyltransferase: protein MVAIETGAVRPWLLAARPKTLTASLSPVMVGTGLAVGLLPGTVSLWLSALALASALCIQIATNLVNDAADFERGADTAERLGPTRVTQSGLLHGGRVMLGAALFFLMAILLGVPLVVAGGPPVVIIGLLSIVAGYAYTTGPFPLAYLGLGEVFVLLFFGVAAVKGMAYVLTGQSLSPWAELGALQVGFHSSALLAVNNCRDIVGDRKAGKRTLAARWGQGFARVEIAGLVALPYLIGACWLRIDRPWAAMLPVLTLPLAVRLVVGVWREPPSRRFNIFLAQTSLLQLTFSALVALGLVL, encoded by the coding sequence ATGGTGGCCATCGAGACGGGGGCGGTGCGGCCGTGGCTGCTCGCGGCGCGGCCGAAGACGCTGACGGCGAGCCTGTCGCCCGTCATGGTCGGCACCGGCCTGGCCGTCGGGCTCCTTCCCGGGACGGTCTCGCTCTGGTTGTCCGCCCTGGCGCTCGCGTCGGCGCTGTGCATCCAGATCGCCACGAACCTCGTCAACGACGCGGCGGACTTCGAACGAGGCGCCGATACGGCCGAACGTCTCGGACCGACGCGCGTCACCCAGAGCGGCCTGCTGCACGGCGGGCGCGTGATGCTCGGCGCCGCCCTCTTCTTCCTGATGGCCATCTTGTTGGGCGTGCCGCTCGTCGTGGCCGGCGGCCCCCCCGTCGTGATCATCGGCCTCCTGTCGATCGTGGCCGGCTACGCCTACACCACCGGGCCATTCCCGCTCGCGTATCTTGGCCTCGGTGAAGTGTTCGTGCTGCTGTTCTTCGGCGTCGCCGCCGTGAAAGGCATGGCGTACGTCTTGACGGGGCAGTCGCTCTCGCCCTGGGCAGAACTCGGAGCGCTCCAGGTGGGCTTCCACAGCTCGGCGCTGCTCGCCGTCAACAACTGTCGCGACATCGTGGGCGACCGCAAGGCGGGGAAGCGGACGCTGGCGGCCCGCTGGGGCCAGGGCTTTGCGCGGGTGGAGATTGCCGGGCTGGTCGCGCTTCCTTACCTCATCGGCGCGTGCTGGCTGCGAATCGACCGGCCGTGGGCCGCGATGCTCCCGGTGTTGACGTTGCCGCTCGCCGTCCGGCTGGTGGTCGGCGTGTGGCGCGAGCCGCCGAGCCGCCGGTTCAACATCTTCCTCGCGCAGACGTCGCTGCTGCAGTTGACGTTCAGCGCCCTCGTCGCCCTCGGCCTGGTGCTGTGA
- the menB gene encoding 1,4-dihydroxy-2-naphthoyl-CoA synthase has product MSTRDERWQAIKTYEDILFLKTDDGIAKVVINRPARRNAFRPKTVTELIDAFTLCREDPSIGVVILTGAGDKAFCSGGDQKVRGDQGYLDEGGVPRLNVLDLQKQIRALPKPVIAMVAGYAIGGGHVLHIVCDLTIAADNAIFGQTGPKVGSFDGGLGSSYLARIVGQKKAREIWYLCRQYNAQQALDMGLVNTVVPLADLEKVALEWAREMLAHSPLALRCLKAALNADCDGQIGLLDLAGNATLLYYMSEEAQEGKKAYLEKRKPDFKKFPRLP; this is encoded by the coding sequence ATGAGCACACGCGACGAGCGCTGGCAGGCCATCAAGACGTACGAAGACATCCTGTTCCTCAAGACGGACGACGGGATCGCAAAGGTCGTCATCAACAGGCCCGCGCGCAGGAACGCCTTCCGGCCGAAAACGGTGACGGAACTGATCGACGCCTTCACCCTGTGCCGCGAGGACCCGTCGATCGGCGTGGTGATCCTGACGGGCGCGGGGGACAAGGCCTTCTGCTCGGGCGGCGATCAGAAGGTGCGCGGCGACCAGGGCTACCTGGACGAGGGCGGCGTGCCGCGCCTGAACGTGCTCGACCTGCAGAAACAGATTCGCGCCCTGCCGAAGCCTGTCATCGCGATGGTGGCCGGCTACGCGATCGGCGGCGGACACGTCCTGCACATCGTGTGCGATCTCACGATTGCGGCCGACAACGCGATCTTCGGCCAGACCGGCCCGAAGGTCGGGTCGTTCGACGGCGGACTCGGCTCCAGCTATCTCGCGAGGATCGTCGGCCAGAAGAAGGCCCGGGAGATCTGGTACCTGTGCCGGCAGTACAACGCGCAACAGGCGCTCGACATGGGCCTGGTCAATACCGTGGTCCCGCTGGCGGATCTCGAGAAGGTCGCGCTCGAGTGGGCCCGCGAGATGCTGGCGCACTCGCCGCTCGCGCTTCGCTGCCTGAAGGCCGCGTTGAACGCCGACTGCGACGGTCAGATCGGGCTGCTGGATCTGGCTGGCAATGCGACGCTCCTCTACTACATGAGCGAGGAGGCGCAGGAAGGGAAGAAGGCGTACCTCGAGAAGCGGAAACCGGACTTCAAGAAGTTCCCGAGGCTTCCGTAG
- the menD gene encoding 2-succinyl-5-enolpyruvyl-6-hydroxy-3-cyclohexene-1-carboxylic-acid synthase produces the protein MNQALALEVVERLLAAGVRTFCLCPGGRNAPLVEVLEHVPAEVLSFFEERSAAFFALGRARRDETPTAVVTTSGTAAAELLPAMVEASYSGLPLVAVTADRPKIYRGTGAPQTIEQARLFGVYARTFVDLDAPGDNWPIDTCAGPAHVNVCFDEPLLGGWQPSQRAPRPAAAESVPAATETRVARASRPCEASAARVARASRPCEAAAAPVARASRPCEAHVRQVEGFLSTIRAPLVMLGALHRADDRERVHAFATGLQAPVLAEASSHLRHSLGAIALRSGDAAAERGLSAGLFDAVIRVGEIPSWRVWRDLEAKYRLPTLSMSRTEWRGLTHGTHLRIPSDVPLPLPDVCAEPVGRPGTRRIIEWDRRIEQATTALLHTFPDSEPALVRRLSETVAPGSFVYVGNSQPIREWNRFATFDDRGWTIGESRGANGIDGQVSTFLGMARPGGDNWALVGDLTALYDLPSLWALRHLARHRLRLVVMNNGGGRIFDRMFRSERFQNRHAVGFEAWAAMWGLDYACDLSAPALESQAVLIELRPDEDQTREFWVRLTAETRA, from the coding sequence GTGAACCAGGCGCTGGCGCTCGAGGTCGTCGAGCGGTTGCTGGCCGCCGGTGTCCGCACCTTCTGCCTGTGTCCTGGCGGGCGGAACGCGCCGCTCGTCGAAGTGCTCGAGCACGTGCCCGCCGAGGTGTTGTCGTTTTTCGAGGAGCGCAGCGCCGCCTTCTTCGCGCTCGGGCGCGCTCGGCGCGACGAGACGCCGACGGCGGTCGTCACCACCTCTGGAACCGCGGCTGCCGAGTTGTTGCCGGCGATGGTCGAAGCCTCCTACTCGGGCCTTCCGCTCGTGGCCGTCACCGCCGACCGCCCGAAGATCTACCGCGGGACCGGGGCGCCGCAGACGATCGAGCAGGCGCGCCTCTTCGGGGTGTACGCACGGACGTTCGTCGATCTCGACGCGCCGGGTGACAACTGGCCGATCGACACGTGCGCCGGGCCGGCGCACGTCAACGTCTGTTTCGACGAGCCGCTGCTGGGCGGCTGGCAGCCGAGTCAGCGGGCACCGAGGCCGGCGGCTGCCGAGTCGGTGCCCGCGGCCACTGAGACACGAGTGGCCCGGGCGTCTCGCCCGTGCGAGGCCTCGGCAGCGCGAGTGGCTCGGGCGTCTCGCCCGTGCGAGGCCGCGGCAGCGCCAGTGGCTCGGGCGTCTCGCCCGTGCGAGGCACACGTTCGTCAGGTCGAGGGCTTCCTCTCGACGATCCGCGCGCCGCTGGTGATGCTGGGTGCGCTGCACCGGGCGGACGACCGCGAGCGCGTCCACGCGTTCGCCACCGGTTTGCAGGCGCCGGTCCTGGCGGAGGCGAGTTCGCACCTGAGGCACAGCCTCGGCGCGATCGCGCTCCGGAGCGGCGACGCCGCCGCCGAGCGCGGCCTGAGCGCCGGCCTGTTCGACGCCGTCATCCGCGTTGGGGAGATCCCGTCGTGGCGCGTCTGGCGCGACCTCGAGGCGAAATACCGGCTGCCGACGCTGTCGATGTCGCGCACCGAGTGGCGCGGACTGACCCACGGCACGCACCTCAGGATTCCCTCCGACGTTCCGCTGCCATTACCCGACGTGTGCGCCGAACCGGTGGGCCGACCGGGCACACGCCGGATCATCGAATGGGACCGCCGGATCGAGCAGGCGACAACCGCGTTGCTGCACACCTTCCCGGACAGCGAGCCGGCGCTCGTCCGGCGATTGTCGGAGACGGTTGCGCCCGGGTCGTTCGTCTACGTCGGCAACAGCCAGCCGATTCGCGAGTGGAATCGGTTCGCGACCTTCGACGATCGCGGCTGGACCATCGGCGAGAGCCGAGGCGCCAACGGGATCGACGGACAGGTCTCCACGTTTCTCGGCATGGCCCGCCCGGGCGGGGACAACTGGGCGCTCGTGGGGGATCTCACGGCGCTCTACGATCTGCCATCCCTCTGGGCGCTCCGTCACCTCGCACGGCACCGCCTGCGTCTCGTCGTGATGAACAACGGCGGCGGCCGGATCTTCGACCGGATGTTCCGGAGCGAGCGCTTTCAGAATCGACACGCCGTGGGGTTCGAGGCGTGGGCCGCGATGTGGGGGCTCGACTACGCGTGCGATCTCTCGGCCCCTGCGCTGGAGAGCCAGGCCGTTCTGATCGAATTGCGTCCGGACGAGGACCAGACGCGCGAGTTCTGGGTGCGGCTGACGGCGGAGACACGCGCGTGA
- a CDS encoding chorismate-binding protein, translating into MLTALAFLQTGPDALACVEGQLHPVAYPTAGSPAFLAPDFSLSIEHPWWFVPGGAPLRTLTRTEWSEQFPPVAGSRVRPAWQSADEARFARGFRALQGYLASGQLRKGVPVSVITADVGGEEAARVFRQALACVPALPASLMAYGFYQPPQGDRGLEFLIGATPELLFELDEPTRLLTMAVAGTRPTAAGPAGLEASPKERDEHQSVVEDLLAQLGEWGQPVASTTEVRSFGRLQHLVAEIRLDAACALDFETVARKLHPTPALGVYPRTPVGARWLEGIDPRRERGRFGAPFGLRLPSGGGRCLVAIRNLQYRDGRLEIWAGCGVVPQSRYEDEWEEILHKVETVRALWEV; encoded by the coding sequence ATGTTGACCGCGCTGGCCTTCCTGCAAACCGGCCCAGACGCCCTCGCGTGCGTCGAAGGGCAGCTCCATCCTGTCGCCTATCCGACGGCCGGGTCACCGGCGTTCCTCGCTCCCGATTTCTCGCTGTCGATCGAGCACCCGTGGTGGTTCGTTCCCGGCGGGGCCCCGCTGCGTACGCTGACGCGGACCGAGTGGTCGGAACAATTCCCACCGGTGGCAGGGTCGCGTGTGAGGCCCGCGTGGCAGTCGGCGGACGAAGCGCGCTTCGCCCGCGGGTTCCGCGCGCTCCAGGGATACCTGGCGAGCGGTCAACTGCGCAAAGGCGTGCCGGTATCCGTCATCACGGCCGATGTCGGCGGGGAGGAAGCCGCGCGGGTATTCCGCCAGGCGCTCGCGTGCGTCCCCGCGCTGCCGGCGAGCCTGATGGCGTACGGCTTCTACCAGCCGCCGCAGGGTGACCGGGGCCTGGAGTTCCTGATCGGCGCGACGCCGGAACTGCTCTTCGAGTTGGACGAACCGACGCGCCTGCTCACAATGGCCGTGGCCGGTACGCGACCGACGGCGGCGGGGCCGGCCGGCCTCGAGGCGAGCCCCAAAGAACGCGACGAGCACCAGAGCGTGGTCGAAGACCTGCTCGCTCAACTCGGTGAGTGGGGACAGCCGGTCGCCTCGACCACGGAGGTGCGGAGCTTCGGGCGGCTTCAGCATCTGGTGGCCGAAATCCGTCTCGACGCGGCGTGCGCCCTCGATTTCGAGACGGTTGCCCGGAAGCTGCACCCGACGCCGGCGCTGGGGGTCTATCCGCGGACCCCGGTCGGCGCGCGTTGGCTCGAGGGGATCGATCCGCGCAGGGAACGCGGCCGCTTTGGCGCGCCGTTCGGCCTGCGGTTGCCGTCGGGTGGAGGACGCTGCCTGGTCGCGATCCGGAACCTGCAGTACCGTGATGGGCGGCTGGAGATCTGGGCGGGGTGCGGAGTCGTGCCGCAGAGCCGGTATGAGGACGAGTGGGAGGAGATCCTGCACAAGGTCGAGACCGTGAGGGCGCTGTGGGAGGTCTAG
- the aroF gene encoding 3-deoxy-7-phosphoheptulonate synthase produces the protein MSGTVAVGASLIGGSRFTVIAGPCVIESREQLLTIVRSIQREGATAVRGGVFKMRTDPRSFQGLGQEALALVDEVRHDTGLPFVVEVMAAEQVDLLAGHVDVLQVGSRSMHNTALLKALGETRTPVLLKRGLAARLKEWLLAAEYVVEGGNESIILCERGIRTFETETRNTLDLAGAVWARQRSRFPVLVDPSHGTGQPDLVTPMCLAAAAAGLDGVMVEVHHDPAHARSDGFQALTLDGFAEMMQALRPILPVLGKTA, from the coding sequence ATGAGCGGCACGGTTGCGGTCGGCGCCAGTCTGATCGGTGGCTCCCGCTTCACGGTCATCGCGGGTCCCTGCGTGATCGAATCCCGCGAGCAGTTGCTCACCATCGTCCGCTCCATTCAACGCGAGGGCGCAACGGCCGTGCGGGGCGGCGTGTTCAAGATGCGGACCGACCCGCGAAGTTTCCAGGGCCTCGGCCAGGAAGCGCTGGCGTTGGTGGATGAAGTGCGGCACGACACCGGGCTGCCGTTCGTCGTCGAAGTGATGGCGGCCGAGCAAGTCGACCTGCTCGCCGGCCACGTGGACGTCCTGCAGGTCGGGTCGCGCAGCATGCACAACACGGCGCTGCTCAAGGCCCTCGGCGAAACGCGGACGCCGGTCCTGCTCAAACGCGGCCTGGCGGCCCGGCTGAAGGAGTGGCTGCTCGCCGCGGAATACGTCGTCGAGGGCGGGAACGAGTCCATCATCCTCTGCGAGCGCGGGATCCGCACGTTCGAGACCGAGACCCGCAATACGCTCGACCTGGCCGGCGCCGTGTGGGCGCGTCAACGGTCCCGTTTTCCCGTGCTGGTGGACCCGTCCCACGGAACCGGCCAACCGGATCTCGTGACGCCCATGTGCCTGGCAGCGGCCGCCGCCGGCCTCGACGGCGTGATGGTGGAAGTCCACCATGACCCCGCGCATGCCCGCAGCGACGGCTTTCAGGCGCTCACGCTCGACGGATTTGCCGAGATGATGCAGGCGCTCCGGCCCATCCTTCCCGTCCTCGGGAAGACCGCATAG
- a CDS encoding sulfatase-like hydrolase/transferase, with translation MRRLHPFLLTALVPLLARVVGLVSYFLASDPAGHPTTPSPISSLVVVLPYHVCVLGGVSAAALLAWNLLPRLRPLVAVAAVALTAVLTFTGETDRQMLRFLGHGFTLATVQTYFNSSMFGDEVLGPLSMDWPHLAMSLTIIALATLLAAWSGWRAVRTARGRQVSWFAVVLFALMPACLTVGLFRDAPRPPELAFAVSIAGFNGMPAPADERQAVEELRALVDAPAGTRWLDPRLPLVRQEPPPPEPPPASAAERPDIVLLVVESLRGHDLGFSSGRTPSVTPNLDALAAHGVAFPRYIANGFSTASSFMTLHTSMWTHRERLLAADLTDVGTDAFPLRLRRLGYETTFVSGSNPNFDNMMLWLRRWYRRLDFEIAGNQWVYTRRMSDRELVDRMIGQIQGHDREAPNTPLLLCAFTAGTHTPYTPEDSYFVPLSAAGDANRVDTRGMTDPQQRYDIVIRNLDAQLLRLTEALNARPRRDRTVLIVVGDHSHFTSEEYPEQLRGMPIDSLEWTGGVIAGPESLVGPPRRVEAVRSHVDLMPTILRLAGDRGPTAAMGKDLLHGEAAPTTIAIREGGIRVDRGGAAVLFEPGRVDHVWAFTPFQQRDTFRPTLDGTPFTRDELTRIDRAVVFWSYLIEKDRVWRSRK, from the coding sequence ATGCGACGGCTTCATCCGTTCCTTCTCACCGCACTCGTCCCGCTGCTGGCGCGCGTCGTCGGCCTCGTGTCGTATTTCCTCGCATCCGATCCGGCCGGTCACCCGACCACGCCGTCACCCATCTCGAGCCTGGTCGTCGTGCTGCCCTACCACGTGTGCGTGCTCGGTGGTGTGTCGGCGGCGGCCCTGCTCGCCTGGAACCTGCTGCCGCGGCTGAGGCCGCTCGTCGCGGTGGCCGCGGTGGCGCTGACGGCCGTGCTCACGTTCACCGGGGAGACGGACCGGCAGATGCTGCGGTTCCTGGGGCACGGCTTCACGCTGGCGACCGTGCAGACCTACTTCAATTCGTCGATGTTCGGAGACGAGGTGCTCGGTCCACTGTCGATGGACTGGCCTCACCTCGCGATGTCTCTGACGATCATCGCGCTTGCCACGCTTCTGGCTGCGTGGAGCGGTTGGCGCGCCGTGCGGACGGCGCGCGGTCGGCAGGTGTCCTGGTTCGCGGTCGTCCTGTTCGCGCTGATGCCGGCCTGCCTGACGGTCGGGTTGTTCCGCGACGCCCCCCGTCCCCCCGAACTGGCGTTTGCCGTCAGCATCGCGGGATTCAACGGGATGCCTGCGCCAGCCGATGAACGGCAGGCCGTGGAGGAACTCCGGGCGCTCGTCGACGCGCCGGCCGGCACGCGTTGGCTCGACCCGCGCCTGCCGCTCGTGCGCCAGGAACCGCCGCCGCCGGAGCCGCCGCCTGCGTCGGCAGCAGAACGGCCCGATATCGTCCTGCTCGTCGTCGAATCGCTTCGCGGCCACGACCTCGGGTTCTCGTCGGGGCGGACCCCCAGCGTGACGCCGAACCTCGATGCGTTGGCGGCGCACGGCGTGGCCTTCCCGCGGTACATCGCGAACGGGTTCTCCACGGCCTCCTCGTTCATGACGCTCCACACGTCGATGTGGACGCATCGCGAACGGCTGCTGGCAGCGGACCTCACCGACGTCGGGACCGACGCCTTTCCCCTGCGGCTTCGCCGGCTCGGGTACGAGACGACGTTTGTGTCCGGCTCGAATCCGAACTTCGACAACATGATGCTGTGGCTGCGCCGGTGGTACCGGCGGCTGGATTTCGAGATCGCCGGGAACCAGTGGGTCTACACCCGGCGAATGAGCGACCGGGAACTCGTCGACCGGATGATCGGGCAGATCCAGGGCCACGACCGCGAGGCGCCGAACACGCCCCTGCTGCTGTGCGCCTTCACGGCTGGCACCCACACGCCCTACACGCCGGAGGATTCGTACTTCGTCCCGTTGTCGGCCGCCGGGGATGCCAATCGCGTCGATACCCGGGGCATGACCGATCCGCAACAGCGGTACGACATCGTGATCCGAAACCTGGACGCCCAGTTGCTCCGGCTGACCGAGGCCCTGAACGCGCGGCCTCGCCGCGATCGGACGGTGCTCATCGTGGTGGGCGATCACTCCCACTTCACGAGCGAGGAGTACCCGGAGCAGCTGCGGGGCATGCCGATTGACTCGCTGGAATGGACTGGCGGCGTGATTGCCGGACCGGAGTCGCTCGTGGGACCGCCGCGCCGGGTCGAGGCTGTCCGCAGCCACGTGGACCTGATGCCGACGATTCTTCGTTTGGCGGGTGATCGGGGACCAACGGCCGCGATGGGGAAGGACCTTCTGCACGGCGAGGCCGCTCCGACGACCATCGCCATCCGCGAGGGCGGGATCCGCGTGGACCGTGGCGGGGCCGCGGTGTTGTTCGAACCGGGCCGCGTCGATCACGTCTGGGCGTTCACTCCATTTCAGCAGCGCGACACGTTCCGGCCGACGCTCGACGGCACGCCGTTCACACGGGACGAGCTGACCCGCATCGACCGCGCAGTCGTCTTCTGGTCCTACCTCATCGAGAAGGACCGCGTGTGGCGATCCCGGAAGTAA
- a CDS encoding pyridoxal phosphate-dependent aminotransferase, with translation MRDVRRMLDVQAPIIPILTDLIRCTPGTVSLGQGIVSYGPPPGALRALESFGGAADDHRYGPVEGSPALVDAVRRKLAEENGALIGDERRIVVTAGGNMAFVNAVLAVTDPGDEVILQTPFYFNHDMAIVMAGCRTVAVPTDSNYHLQPGAIRAAITPRTRAVVTISPNNPSGAVYPEAAVRDVNRLCADHGLYHIHDEAYEYFTYGGVRHFSPCSAAEAAAHTISLFSLSKTYGMASWRIGYMVIPGRLFEAVNKIQDTNLICPPLVSQAVACAALGMGSGYCRGQVGSLAGVRTLVLEAFTTVRDICAVPRPDGAFYCFVRVASDIDSLTLARRLILEHRVATVPGVAFGLAEGCYLRVSYGALDRSSVAEGMRRLTTGLRAIVG, from the coding sequence ATGCGCGACGTCAGACGAATGCTGGATGTGCAGGCGCCGATCATCCCGATCCTCACCGACCTGATCCGGTGCACGCCGGGTACGGTGTCTCTCGGGCAGGGCATCGTGTCGTACGGCCCCCCGCCAGGCGCGCTACGCGCGCTCGAGTCGTTCGGCGGCGCCGCCGATGACCATCGCTACGGTCCGGTCGAGGGGTCGCCGGCGCTGGTCGACGCGGTCAGACGCAAGCTCGCCGAGGAGAACGGCGCCCTGATCGGCGACGAGCGGCGGATCGTGGTGACGGCTGGCGGAAACATGGCGTTCGTCAACGCGGTGCTCGCGGTGACCGATCCGGGCGACGAGGTCATCCTCCAGACGCCGTTCTATTTCAACCACGACATGGCGATCGTCATGGCTGGCTGTCGGACGGTCGCCGTGCCGACCGACTCCAACTACCATCTGCAGCCGGGTGCCATCCGCGCGGCGATCACCCCGCGCACCCGCGCCGTCGTCACGATCTCGCCCAACAATCCGAGCGGCGCCGTGTATCCCGAGGCGGCCGTCCGCGACGTGAACCGCCTCTGCGCGGACCACGGCCTGTACCACATCCACGACGAGGCGTACGAGTACTTCACCTACGGCGGCGTCCGGCACTTCTCGCCGTGCTCGGCGGCCGAGGCGGCCGCGCACACGATTTCGCTCTTCTCCCTGTCGAAGACCTACGGCATGGCGAGCTGGCGCATCGGCTACATGGTGATTCCCGGCCGGCTCTTCGAGGCGGTCAACAAGATTCAGGACACGAACCTGATCTGCCCGCCGCTGGTGTCGCAGGCGGTGGCATGCGCCGCACTGGGGATGGGGTCGGGGTATTGCCGGGGACAAGTCGGGAGCCTCGCCGGCGTGCGCACACTCGTGCTCGAGGCGTTCACCACGGTTCGAGATATTTGCGCCGTGCCGCGACCCGACGGAGCGTTCTATTGTTTCGTGCGGGTCGCGTCCGACATCGACTCCCTGACGCTCGCGCGGCGCCTGATCCTCGAGCACCGGGTGGCGACCGTGCCCGGCGTGGCGTTTGGCCTGGCCGAGGGCTGCTACCTGCGCGTCTCGTACGGCGCGCTCGACCGCAGCAGCGTCGCCGAGGGCATGCGGCGCCTGACGACCGGCCTGCGCGCGATCGTCGGCTAG